The sequence below is a genomic window from Nitrospirota bacterium.
CATGATGCCTGTCTCGAAGAGGATGATTGTACCCCTTGCTGCTGCGACTGAAGTCGGTGTGTGCACTTCAAAATCAGATTTTCCGACAATAGACCGCATTTTGCCTTCAAGAAGGCTGAAAACGGACTTCCCGCGTTTGTCTTTCGCAAACACAAGTTCCCTGATGACAGCTTTTGATTTTTCTCCCAGGGTCAGCATACTGTCATCGACAAACAGCATCTTTGCCCGTGACGCCTCAAGGGTTGAAACAGTATCTCTGACAAGGATACTGTCCTTCATTTTTGTTTCAAGGGTCTTTTGGTCTCTGTCAATAAGCACTCTTCCTTTTACCGCGACCATGGTCCCCACGCCGTCTTCAGCCGGAGCGATAACCGGATAAAAAAGGATTGCGCAGAACAGAAGAAGTATGACTGAAAGTTTCTCGATCTTCATTTAAAACCTCGCATTGATAAAGAAGCTTGTGACAGCTCGTTCATAGTCAAAGACCTCAATATTCGACTTGTTTCTCACATATAACTGCCCGAGAGTGAAGCTGAAGACTCTTGACAATGTTTTTGTCGCTGAAATGGAAGCGGAAAGAACCTCGTCTTTTCGTGTTCTGGATGACACTGCAGGATTGTGCTCCCTGTAATTCTTGTTGTAGTATTCTCCGCTGAGGTTGATATAAAGACCAACAGGAAGGTTGAACTGGAGTCCCGCCATTCCCTTGTTTCCAGTATATTCCCAGAATTCCTTTTTGGGAGTTTCTTTGTCGTATGCGTATGACACCCGGAAATTGACATATGAGCCAAGGGGTATGTTCTGCGTAATCCCTGCCATGTTGTTAAACCCGGTCCTGTCAGAATTCGTGTCAAACAGGGATGAGTTGATATAGTGCATATTTTTGTATCGGTATTCAAGGATTGTAGAAAAGCCTTTCCCTTCAGAGATGATGAGCGACGGTGACACAACATGTGCATAATTATAGGGGTCTCCTCCCACGAGCAGATAGTCAAAAGCATACGCTGTTTTCAGGCTCAGAAGGGTAGAAATGCGGAAGGTTGCCGTGAGGTCGAAGAGGTTGTCCATTACATTGAAGTCTGAAAGATGGACGTGCAAGTTCTGATAGAAGCTGTATCCTGCGGAGGCATCCACTGTCCCCGTATTCACAAAATTGTATTTGCCCTTGAGATAAATGACCGCACTCCAGTCCGATTTCCTTGAGATTCCTTCAGGCAGCGGCGCATCCCCGGAATCAAGCACTACATTATTGTCGTACTGCGCGCCAACCGAGATGTTCAGAGCCAATGGTCCTACGGTTCCCTGCTTCTGAAGGCTGCTGAGGTATTGTTTTGCCTTTTTCGAATAGTCAGTGTCAGGGGCAAGACTGACGACATTCTCCAGATAATCCTCTGCTTCTTCCTTATTGGACTTGTGGTAATAGAAAATCCCGAGTTCGAGGTTTGTCCGGGGATTCTGAGGATTCATTCTGAGCGCCTTTTTCAGAAATGCCTCTGCTTCTCCGTCTCCCAGACGGCTGAGTGCGATGCCGAGATAAAGCGTTGCTTTTTCATCATCAGGCCTCGTACTGAGAATCTCCCTGAGTTCTCTGACCGCATGTTCGTATTTGGCATTCTCGATACTGTCCAGGGCTT
It includes:
- a CDS encoding FecR family protein → MKIEKLSVILLLFCAILFYPVIAPAEDGVGTMVAVKGRVLIDRDQKTLETKMKDSILVRDTVSTLEASRAKMLFVDDSMLTLGEKSKAVIRELVFAKDKRGKSVFSLLEGKMRSIVGKSDFEVHTPTSVAAARGTIILFETGIMDGKRFTIILCIEGIVTGMSADEKITGSFRLEPGMTITLIEGEPVPEPVAAPPSLINRLMTETDVIHELSVPGPAAIIVAPDQTGVEMMKMLPLSDQDPGITVKPTTPVNIDLDWQK
- a CDS encoding tetratricopeptide repeat protein; this translates as MLKISKSLPRFPQIFPLFLLFFFAFLISVSPGFAGQTDSSYEISITKALDSIENAKYEHAVRELREILSTRPDDEKATLYLGIALSRLGDGEAEAFLKKALRMNPQNPRTNLELGIFYYHKSNKEEAEDYLENVVSLAPDTDYSKKAKQYLSSLQKQGTVGPLALNISVGAQYDNNVVLDSGDAPLPEGISRKSDWSAVIYLKGKYNFVNTGTVDASAGYSFYQNLHVHLSDFNVMDNLFDLTATFRISTLLSLKTAYAFDYLLVGGDPYNYAHVVSPSLIISEGKGFSTILEYRYKNMHYINSSLFDTNSDRTGFNNMAGITQNIPLGSYVNFRVSYAYDKETPKKEFWEYTGNKGMAGLQFNLPVGLYINLSGEYYNKNYREHNPAVSSRTRKDEVLSASISATKTLSRVFSFTLGQLYVRNKSNIEVFDYERAVTSFFINARF